The Kluyveromyces lactis strain NRRL Y-1140 chromosome D complete sequence genome has a window encoding:
- the NSE3 gene encoding Smc5-Smc6 complex subunit NSE3 (similar to uniprot|Q05541 Saccharomyces cerevisiae YDR288W NSE3 Essential protein of unknown function): protein MSDENNNSHTQVNHALETVGNLMVRFVLAQCESQTGNTVITRSKMLQKLKEIIDEEKVKSIPFSTVYGYVDDKLNEIFGYHLFGVLAKKTDKRSFSQTQDEGTPDEANNSVEDAKARGNHFILVRSGMEAIPQRYHKFILDHASAIYRKTVHQVTYIGKEYSASSNPTLDNEIGNNTELALKGIIAITICIVIFSKNNILETELSDQHGKFGISTEGHDIPIIDMNHKDLLNLLVRNNYLTRTVEKAADLGQELAIYSIGKRTLVEFPKESLTKMCQEMLDLDDSQLELIENTVNVLAGDAYGAFRP, encoded by the coding sequence ATGAGTGACGAAAATAATAACTCACACACTCAGGTCAATCATGCTTTGGAAACCGTCGGAAATTTGATGGTCAGATTTGTGCTTGCGCAATGTGAATCCCAGACAGGGAACACCGTCATCACCAGAAGTAAAATGTTacagaaattaaaagaGATTATCGATGAAGAGAAAGTAAAATCAATACCATTCAGCACTGTTTACGGTTATGTTGATGATAAGTTGAATGAAATCTTTGGGTATCATTTATTTGGTGTTCTAGCCAAGAAAACAGACAAGAGATCGTTCTCACAGACGCAAGATGAGGGTACCCCAGACGAAGCAAATAACAGCGTAGAAGATGCGAAAGCCAGGGGTAATCATTTTATATTGGTACGAAGCGGCATGGAAGCAATACCACAAAGGTATCATAAATTTATCTTAGACCATGCAAGTGCAATCTACCGGAAAACGGTCCATCAAGTTACATACATTGGGAAAGAGTACAGTGCGAGTTCGAATCCAACGCTGGATAATGAAATAGGCAACAATACAGAACTTGCTTTGAAGGGAATTATAGCAATAACTATCTGTATCgtgatattttcaaagaacaatATACTAGAAACAGAACTTTCAGATCAACACGGCAAGTTCGGAATTTCCACCGAAGGACACGATATCCCAATCATCGATATGAATCACAAAGATCTATTGAACCTTCTCGTACGAAACAATTATTTGACGAGAACGGTAGAGAAGGCTGCAGACTTAGGTCAAGAGCTAGCCATTTATTCGATAGGAAAACGGACATTGGTAGAATTCCCCAAGGAATCATTAACGAAGATGTGTCAAGAAATGCTAGATTTAGACGACAGCCAGTTAGAATTGATAGAGAACACTGTCAACGTACTAGCAGGAGATGCGTACGGTGCATTCAGACCATGA